One genomic window of Paraburkholderia phytofirmans PsJN includes the following:
- a CDS encoding glutathione S-transferase family protein, translating to MIDFYFHPTPDPAKVALMLEETGLEYELRPVDTKKGEQHLDAFLKVNPNGKVPAIVDRAGPGGRETRVFDSSAILLYLAEKTGQYLGAATDRPELLSWLFFVSSGVGPFSGQSVHFQHAAPEKLPYAINRFRREAERHYRVLDEQLAGREYLVGETYTIADMSAWGWIARAAFVRPGTDDPLAPFANLKRWFTEIDARPAAIRARAVGTGHAFKQEMDEQARHALFPSNYPAA from the coding sequence ATGATCGACTTTTATTTTCACCCTACACCCGACCCTGCAAAGGTTGCCCTGATGCTTGAAGAAACGGGCCTCGAGTATGAACTTCGGCCCGTCGACACCAAGAAGGGCGAACAGCACCTCGACGCTTTCCTCAAAGTCAACCCGAACGGCAAAGTTCCCGCCATCGTCGACAGGGCCGGGCCGGGCGGGAGGGAAACGAGGGTGTTCGATTCCAGTGCCATTCTGCTTTATCTGGCCGAGAAGACTGGACAGTATCTCGGCGCCGCAACTGATCGCCCCGAACTGCTCTCCTGGCTCTTCTTCGTCAGTTCAGGTGTCGGACCGTTCTCGGGTCAGTCGGTACATTTCCAGCACGCGGCACCGGAGAAACTGCCGTATGCGATCAACCGGTTCCGCCGTGAAGCGGAGCGGCACTATCGCGTACTCGACGAGCAGCTCGCGGGCCGCGAGTATCTCGTCGGAGAAACCTATACGATCGCCGACATGTCCGCGTGGGGTTGGATAGCACGCGCCGCTTTCGTCCGGCCGGGCACTGATGATCCGTTGGCGCCATTCGCCAATCTCAAGCGCTGGTTCACTGAAATCGACGCCCGCCCGGCTGCGATTCGCGCAAGAGCGGTCGGAACCGGCCACGCATTCAAGCAGGAGATGGATGAGCAAGCCCGGCACGCCCTCTTCCCGTCCAACTACCCAGCCGCATGA
- a CDS encoding DUF4148 domain-containing protein: MKVNKLVIIMAVATLGMSALASAQPVQGADGNSIAAGSNQGPKTREQVREELAHARMNGTIPRFGNPDPYGPGGTPNSIRR, from the coding sequence GTGAAAGTGAACAAGTTGGTCATTATCATGGCCGTGGCAACTCTCGGCATGTCGGCGCTGGCGAGTGCGCAGCCTGTGCAGGGCGCTGATGGAAACTCAATAGCGGCAGGATCGAATCAAGGTCCGAAGACTCGCGAGCAGGTGCGTGAAGAACTGGCTCATGCGCGCATGAACGGTACTATCCCGCGTTTCGGCAATCCCGATCCTTATGGGCCTGGCGGCACACCGAATTCCATCCGGCGCTAA
- a CDS encoding cytochrome c biogenesis CcdA family protein has product MQFTAATYGLSLVAGSASVLSPCVLPLLPILATSALAKHRFGVIALAAGLAISFAGVGIFLATLGASAGLDPEILRRWAASLMLFFGLVMLSGTLQRAFSRLSSVIGAKGQQALDDVKGNGLLGQAMIGLLLGFVWTPCVGPTLGAATSLAAQGQDLGHIAIVMALFGLGAALPLVLLGTISRVSLTKVRGTLAAWGKTARWTLGALFVVMGTIVITGVDRQLETLLLSVSPAWLTTLTTSL; this is encoded by the coding sequence ATGCAATTCACCGCTGCAACGTATGGGTTAAGTCTCGTCGCCGGGTCGGCATCGGTGCTGTCTCCCTGTGTCCTTCCGCTGCTCCCGATACTCGCGACGTCAGCATTAGCTAAACATCGATTCGGCGTCATCGCGCTGGCAGCCGGCCTGGCCATTTCGTTTGCGGGCGTCGGCATATTTCTCGCCACGCTTGGAGCGTCAGCGGGACTGGACCCTGAGATTCTTCGACGCTGGGCTGCGAGCCTGATGCTGTTCTTCGGTCTTGTCATGTTATCGGGCACGCTTCAAAGGGCTTTTTCGCGGCTCAGTTCTGTCATCGGTGCAAAGGGCCAGCAGGCGCTCGACGATGTGAAAGGAAACGGATTGCTCGGGCAGGCGATGATCGGGCTGTTGCTGGGGTTCGTCTGGACCCCCTGCGTCGGCCCGACGCTGGGTGCGGCAACGTCGCTGGCGGCACAAGGTCAGGACCTCGGCCATATTGCCATCGTGATGGCGCTGTTCGGTTTGGGTGCGGCGCTGCCGCTCGTTTTGCTCGGAACGATCTCGAGAGTTTCGCTCACGAAGGTGCGCGGCACGCTTGCCGCGTGGGGCAAGACGGCCCGCTGGACGCTCGGTGCCCTTTTCGTTGTCATGGGAACGATCGTCATCACCGGCGTCGACCGTCAGTTGGAAACCCTTCTCCTGTCCGTCAGTCCAGCCTGGCTCACTACTCTGACAACATCCCTATGA
- a CDS encoding protein-disulfide reductase DsbD family protein, giving the protein MKTRCTYNLLDEEQAMPRFTRVGAFFVLVATLLLAPSFEARAASSNWAGDQRASVRIITATDGVAGNTLQIGVEFRYPNGWHGYWRTPGDAGIAPIFDWSRSRNVASASVSWPAPSRLVISGLQNSVYTGDLILPVSLKLDHPHEATRIALTLDYASCANVCVPEHAEVALTLPPGMDGPSSEAAAIAAAAQRVPQTPAEAGIGVVHSTLEQTSAGRRLKVDLRSEGTPFLSPDLFVEGAEAGLPAAPHVHLSNHGHRAALEVELPPAAAAKEPLRLTVVDGSRAAEFMTASVVPTGDDGHGIVVILGLALLGGLILNFMPCVLPVLSIKVFSVVKAASTGRKTARRVALATALGIVTSFGLLAAVLSILKLAGASLGWGIQFQQPWFLAGMAVVTTLFAASFFDWLPIGLPPFLSGGASGATNRGPLVEAFLGGMLSTLLATPCSAPLVGTVVGFALARRPLEITAVLLALGVGMALPFLTLVLAPSLATRLPRPGQWMIQLRKIMGLLLLTTSIWLIASLWNIAGMAVASLVSIVLIAMLAVRAAETRWGSLRTARWSGAATALLACCAIAISSLPPFGTGDRSAPPTEWQAFDPNAISALVASGKTVLVDVTASWCLTCKVNELSVLDTAAVRTRLRQDNIVRMRADWSRYNPGVLAYIQRFGRFGIPLDVVYGPRMPQGQLLPEILQTSTLFHALDNATPARTAKSNSSAG; this is encoded by the coding sequence GTGAAAACCCGATGTACTTACAATCTTCTCGATGAGGAGCAAGCGATGCCCCGATTCACTCGTGTTGGCGCCTTCTTCGTCCTCGTCGCAACGCTTCTTCTTGCTCCATCGTTCGAGGCTCGTGCGGCGTCCTCGAACTGGGCCGGCGATCAGCGCGCCAGTGTGCGCATCATCACGGCAACCGACGGCGTAGCCGGGAACACGCTGCAGATAGGCGTCGAATTTCGCTATCCGAACGGCTGGCATGGTTACTGGCGCACCCCTGGCGATGCCGGCATCGCGCCGATTTTCGACTGGTCCCGGTCCCGGAATGTCGCATCGGCATCCGTGTCCTGGCCGGCGCCGTCCCGCCTCGTTATCTCGGGTCTGCAAAACAGTGTCTATACGGGCGATCTGATTCTGCCGGTGAGCCTTAAGCTGGACCATCCGCACGAGGCGACCCGCATTGCGCTGACGCTCGACTATGCGAGTTGCGCGAATGTTTGCGTGCCCGAACATGCGGAGGTGGCGCTCACCTTGCCGCCGGGCATGGACGGACCATCAAGCGAAGCCGCAGCTATCGCCGCAGCGGCGCAAAGGGTGCCGCAGACGCCCGCAGAGGCCGGAATCGGCGTGGTGCATAGCACGCTGGAGCAAACCTCCGCCGGCCGGCGCCTGAAGGTCGATCTGCGCAGCGAGGGCACCCCGTTTCTGTCGCCCGACCTGTTCGTCGAAGGAGCCGAGGCCGGTCTGCCCGCAGCGCCACACGTACACCTCTCAAACCACGGCCACCGGGCTGCACTGGAAGTCGAATTGCCGCCTGCCGCTGCAGCGAAAGAGCCGCTGCGCCTGACGGTGGTGGACGGATCCAGAGCGGCCGAATTCATGACCGCATCAGTCGTCCCCACGGGAGACGACGGTCACGGCATCGTCGTCATTCTGGGCTTGGCGCTGCTTGGCGGCCTGATTCTGAACTTCATGCCATGCGTGTTGCCCGTTCTTTCAATCAAGGTTTTCTCGGTAGTGAAAGCCGCAAGCACCGGACGCAAAACGGCAAGGCGGGTGGCGCTCGCAACGGCCCTGGGAATCGTCACTTCGTTCGGATTGCTTGCCGCCGTGCTGTCCATCCTCAAACTCGCGGGTGCGTCGCTTGGATGGGGCATACAGTTCCAGCAACCGTGGTTCCTCGCAGGCATGGCCGTCGTCACGACGCTGTTTGCGGCAAGCTTCTTTGACTGGCTCCCGATCGGTCTTCCGCCATTCCTTTCCGGAGGTGCGAGCGGTGCAACCAATCGGGGGCCGCTTGTCGAGGCGTTCCTCGGCGGCATGCTTTCTACGCTTCTTGCCACACCGTGCTCGGCTCCGCTCGTCGGCACCGTGGTCGGCTTTGCATTGGCACGTAGGCCGCTCGAGATTACGGCGGTGCTTCTCGCGCTCGGGGTAGGAATGGCACTTCCCTTCCTGACATTGGTACTGGCGCCGTCGCTCGCGACGCGGCTTCCGCGCCCCGGCCAGTGGATGATCCAGTTGCGCAAGATCATGGGCCTGCTGCTGCTCACGACCTCTATCTGGCTGATTGCGTCGTTGTGGAATATTGCGGGGATGGCCGTCGCGTCACTCGTCAGTATCGTGCTGATTGCCATGCTTGCCGTGCGGGCCGCCGAGACCCGATGGGGAAGCCTGCGGACCGCGCGATGGTCAGGCGCAGCGACTGCGCTCCTCGCGTGCTGCGCCATTGCAATTTCCTCGCTCCCCCCTTTCGGCACAGGAGACCGAAGCGCTCCGCCGACCGAATGGCAAGCGTTCGATCCGAATGCAATCAGCGCGCTGGTCGCGAGCGGCAAGACTGTGCTTGTCGACGTAACGGCAAGCTGGTGTCTCACCTGCAAGGTCAATGAGCTATCCGTTCTGGACACGGCTGCCGTGCGCACCCGGCTCAGACAGGACAATATCGTGCGCATGCGAGCCGACTGGAGCCGGTATAACCCCGGAGTGCTCGCCTACATCCAGCGTTTCGGTCGTTTCGGCATTCCGCTCGACGTGGTATATGGGCCTCGCATGCCACAAGGGCAATTGCTGCCTGAGATCTTGCAAACTTCGACGCTCTTCCATGCGCTCGACAACGCCACGCCCGCCAGAACAGCGAAAAGCAATTCATCCGCCGGATGA
- a CDS encoding sigma-70 family RNA polymerase sigma factor has protein sequence MYSAEQRLKTLLVAGLAGNASDYRLFLSELTRHLRGYLRKRIPQLHDDVEDLVQEILLAVHNARHTYRPDEPLTAWVHAIARYKLMDFFRTRARRESLHEPLDEHDDIFAECDDEPADARRDVGKLLGHLPDKQRLSILHVKLQGLSVAEAAQLTGLSESAVKVSIHRGLKALAAHVRRIA, from the coding sequence GTGTATTCCGCAGAGCAGCGTCTGAAAACATTGCTTGTTGCGGGCCTCGCGGGCAACGCATCCGACTATCGCTTGTTCCTGTCCGAACTGACGCGTCACCTGCGGGGTTACCTTCGAAAGCGGATTCCACAACTCCACGACGACGTCGAGGATCTCGTTCAGGAAATCCTGCTTGCCGTGCATAATGCGCGTCATACCTACCGCCCGGATGAACCTCTCACCGCGTGGGTCCACGCGATCGCGCGTTATAAGCTGATGGATTTCTTCCGGACCCGCGCCCGACGCGAGTCGTTGCACGAACCGCTTGACGAGCACGACGACATTTTCGCCGAATGCGACGACGAGCCGGCGGATGCCCGTCGTGATGTCGGGAAACTACTGGGTCATCTGCCCGACAAACAGAGGCTCTCGATCCTGCACGTCAAGTTGCAGGGACTTTCGGTTGCGGAAGCCGCCCAGTTGACAGGGCTATCGGAATCGGCTGTCAAGGTCAGTATCCATAGGGGACTCAAGGCTCTGGCCGCACACGTCCGGAGAATTGCATGA
- a CDS encoding TetR/AcrR family transcriptional regulator: MARPREFDENAVLDAAAHQFWIYGYTATSVRDLAQGMGITGASLFNAFGDKRSLFERALAHYIERSFGDRVSRFERSLPPLEAIKAFFREIVERSVRDRDRKGCLLVNSALEVAPHDADFQAMIANVLVEVEAFFRRCVNAGQQTGEISSAQPADDLARLLLGVHLGIRVLARTRPQRALLEGVVRPALALLEPNID, translated from the coding sequence ATGGCCCGACCACGGGAATTTGATGAAAATGCAGTCCTTGATGCGGCCGCCCACCAGTTCTGGATCTATGGCTATACAGCTACTTCCGTCCGGGATCTCGCGCAGGGGATGGGAATTACGGGGGCAAGCCTGTTCAACGCGTTCGGGGACAAACGGTCGCTGTTTGAACGAGCACTGGCGCATTACATTGAAAGAAGCTTCGGAGACCGGGTATCGAGATTCGAGCGTAGCCTGCCGCCGTTGGAAGCCATCAAGGCATTCTTCCGGGAGATTGTCGAGCGGTCGGTCCGCGACAGGGACCGTAAGGGATGCCTGCTGGTAAATTCGGCGCTTGAGGTTGCACCACACGACGCCGATTTTCAGGCGATGATCGCAAACGTACTGGTGGAGGTCGAAGCGTTTTTCCGGCGTTGTGTGAACGCGGGCCAGCAGACCGGCGAGATTTCCAGTGCGCAGCCCGCCGATGATCTTGCCCGGTTACTGCTCGGGGTGCATCTGGGCATACGGGTGCTTGCCCGCACAAGGCCGCAGCGTGCTCTGCTGGAGGGCGTTGTACGGCCGGCGCTGGCGCTTCTCGAGCCCAACATCGACTGA
- a CDS encoding thioredoxin family protein, protein MNRIRFVKHIVGAALLAASAAAFAGEMPFTQASFDQTVSSGRPAVVYLHASWCPTCRVQKPIVDHLSADPKLKQVTIFIADYDAETKLKRELKVTQQSTFVVFKDGHEVARSTGQTQEATIRAVFEQAL, encoded by the coding sequence ATGAACCGGATACGATTCGTTAAACACATCGTAGGTGCAGCGTTGCTGGCGGCGTCAGCCGCCGCGTTCGCGGGTGAAATGCCATTTACTCAGGCAAGCTTCGATCAGACCGTCTCATCGGGTCGGCCGGCGGTTGTCTATCTGCATGCCAGTTGGTGTCCAACATGTCGGGTTCAAAAGCCGATCGTCGACCATCTGTCTGCCGATCCCAAACTGAAGCAGGTGACGATTTTCATCGCAGACTATGATGCGGAAACGAAACTGAAAAGAGAACTCAAGGTAACCCAGCAGTCGACCTTCGTTGTCTTCAAGGATGGCCACGAAGTGGCGCGTTCGACGGGGCAGACCCAGGAGGCCACCATCCGGGCCGTGTTTGAACAGGCTCTGTGA
- a CDS encoding DUF1109 domain-containing protein, with protein sequence MKTEDLVSLLAAGVPAIDHNLSAKRFSWAMLCGGVGSTVLMAIVYGVRPDIGAVIKTPLFWIKLALPLCLAFAALLATARLSRPGSAVGRAWAALAAPVLTVWIATLVLLWLAPPDARLPLVMGNTWRVCPRNIALLSVPVFITVFWAMRGLAPTRLRLAGAAGGLLAGATAAVAYCFHCPEMGVPFWAVWYLLGMLIPTLAGAALGPRLLKW encoded by the coding sequence ATGAAGACAGAGGATCTTGTTTCACTGCTGGCCGCGGGGGTGCCCGCGATCGATCATAACCTTTCGGCAAAGCGATTCAGCTGGGCGATGTTATGCGGCGGTGTCGGTTCCACGGTGCTCATGGCAATCGTTTATGGCGTTCGCCCCGATATCGGCGCGGTGATTAAGACGCCGCTGTTCTGGATCAAGCTGGCTCTTCCGCTGTGCCTCGCATTCGCTGCGTTGCTGGCGACGGCGCGACTATCCCGGCCAGGATCTGCGGTAGGCCGCGCGTGGGCCGCGCTTGCCGCGCCTGTGCTCACCGTGTGGATTGCGACGCTCGTCCTGTTGTGGTTGGCCCCTCCCGATGCGCGCTTGCCCCTCGTAATGGGCAATACGTGGCGCGTATGTCCACGTAATATCGCGTTGCTTTCCGTGCCAGTTTTCATCACGGTATTCTGGGCTATGCGAGGTCTGGCACCCACGCGTCTCAGGCTGGCCGGTGCCGCAGGCGGCCTGCTGGCGGGAGCGACTGCCGCGGTTGCTTACTGTTTCCACTGCCCCGAGATGGGTGTGCCATTCTGGGCAGTCTGGTATCTCCTCGGCATGCTGATCCCCACGCTTGCTGGCGCGGCGCTGGGGCCCCGGTTGCTAAAGTGGTGA
- a CDS encoding YkgJ family cysteine cluster protein, whose translation MTTDLNFACTMCGDCCHNLRLPLSVNEAIRWLERGGDVQVLCEAMPWPVEPSTDDGQVQHRRVRSFAAESGELPIRVMVTVAAAFDGACPHLQPDMRCGAYEARPNVCRIYPAEVNPFIELMPAHKACPPEAWAADRPSFIKGSRIVDSITADLIQNSREAAVRDVPVKERLCGNAGFRTASLANEGFVTYTLPPRTMLDELCRALDPAAPATQAVPWRILSNRRTTVDTLNSVGAHSEMHAALLPTEGYIPLFEAN comes from the coding sequence ATGACCACGGATTTAAACTTCGCATGCACGATGTGCGGCGATTGTTGTCACAATCTTCGTCTGCCCCTGAGCGTCAACGAAGCCATACGCTGGCTGGAACGTGGCGGAGATGTCCAGGTTCTTTGCGAAGCGATGCCGTGGCCCGTCGAACCATCGACGGACGATGGCCAGGTGCAACACAGGCGAGTGCGGTCGTTTGCCGCCGAAAGCGGTGAGCTTCCGATCCGTGTGATGGTGACCGTCGCTGCCGCCTTCGACGGCGCCTGCCCGCACCTGCAACCCGATATGCGATGTGGCGCATACGAGGCAAGGCCCAACGTCTGCAGAATCTATCCGGCTGAAGTCAATCCTTTCATCGAACTTATGCCGGCACACAAGGCTTGCCCGCCTGAGGCGTGGGCCGCCGACAGACCCTCATTCATCAAAGGCAGTCGAATCGTGGATTCCATCACGGCGGATCTGATCCAGAACTCCCGTGAGGCAGCCGTTCGTGATGTTCCTGTGAAGGAGCGGCTGTGTGGAAATGCTGGTTTTCGTACCGCATCTTTGGCCAATGAGGGGTTTGTGACGTACACGCTACCTCCTCGTACAATGCTTGATGAGTTATGCAGAGCGCTGGATCCTGCTGCGCCTGCTACGCAAGCGGTGCCGTGGCGTATTCTGTCAAATCGACGCACTACTGTAGACACCCTCAATTCGGTGGGCGCTCATTCGGAAATGCACGCAGCTCTATTGCCGACTGAGGGCTACATCCCGCTCTTTGAAGCGAATTAG
- a CDS encoding HD-GYP domain-containing protein, producing MDSPSFAAASRLPEMSLRNASIVTMTLKTMLSLASRLFGQAESAHSVDRPLLDSLLALAWVVEARDPYTGGHLWRVSRYASLLARQIGLSDRDAANVSVGGFLHDLGKIAVPDSVLLKTERLTAAEYAVIRTHPEVGKRLLAKHPFGERIADAVYAHHERPDGKAYPLGLAGNEITPMAAIIGICDAFDAMTSTRPYRKAMPIDDAFAVVRDNLGTQFNREYGEMFLTLGGSLNLYHIAGHSDEGIPLQYCQTCGPTVVVRSDTLKDTEVYCPACTAGYRFKGMFSTMLPTGNKASAADLAPSPDLALIARVTGQLHTLS from the coding sequence ATGGACAGTCCGTCGTTTGCAGCGGCTTCCCGTTTGCCAGAAATGTCCCTGAGAAATGCTTCCATTGTGACCATGACTCTAAAAACGATGCTCAGCCTCGCTTCACGTCTGTTCGGCCAGGCGGAATCCGCACACAGTGTGGATCGACCGCTTCTTGATAGTCTGCTCGCACTTGCGTGGGTGGTAGAGGCCCGAGACCCCTACACCGGCGGACATTTGTGGCGAGTCTCCCGTTACGCGAGTCTGCTGGCACGACAGATTGGTCTTTCGGATCGCGATGCGGCGAACGTCTCGGTGGGTGGATTCCTGCATGATCTGGGCAAAATCGCCGTTCCCGATTCGGTCTTGCTCAAAACAGAGCGTTTGACCGCTGCGGAGTATGCCGTCATCAGAACGCACCCTGAAGTCGGCAAACGACTGCTTGCGAAGCACCCTTTCGGCGAACGCATCGCTGACGCAGTTTACGCCCACCACGAGCGACCCGACGGCAAGGCTTATCCGTTAGGCCTCGCTGGCAATGAGATCACCCCCATGGCCGCAATCATCGGCATCTGCGACGCCTTTGACGCCATGACCAGTACACGCCCGTACCGTAAGGCAATGCCGATTGACGATGCCTTTGCTGTCGTACGCGACAATCTCGGCACGCAGTTCAATCGCGAATATGGAGAAATGTTTCTGACACTGGGTGGGAGCCTCAACCTGTACCACATCGCAGGCCATAGCGATGAAGGAATACCCCTCCAGTATTGCCAGACGTGCGGTCCAACTGTGGTCGTCAGGTCGGATACACTCAAGGATACCGAAGTATATTGTCCAGCCTGCACAGCAGGCTACCGATTCAAAGGCATGTTCTCCACGATGCTGCCGACGGGAAACAAGGCGAGTGCCGCCGACTTGGCTCCCTCACCAGACCTGGCACTCATTGCGCGCGTTACGGGGCAGCTACACACCTTGTCATGA
- a CDS encoding peroxiredoxin-like family protein, with protein sequence MSLQKRLDAFKATFESGLPPYNVHRSAVDTLQRATDELIESGLAERAKKVGDVAPCFILKDPDHWPIGSRKLIADGPLVLTFYRGVWSPYCNLDLQALQAALPDIVARGASLMAISPQNAVNSRRTIHENRLSFPILGDPRGELSAAYGLRVALPDYLVELYLTTFGTDLSSFNDDPSWTLPMPARFVIDQDGIIAYAEVSPDFTKRPDPAELLPVLDGLVAGGRA encoded by the coding sequence ATGTCATTGCAGAAACGTCTCGATGCCTTCAAGGCGACATTCGAGTCCGGGCTACCTCCTTACAATGTGCACCGTTCTGCCGTCGATACGCTCCAGCGGGCGACCGACGAACTGATCGAATCCGGTCTTGCTGAGCGAGCAAAAAAGGTCGGCGACGTTGCGCCGTGTTTTATCCTGAAGGATCCAGACCACTGGCCGATCGGTTCGCGCAAGCTGATTGCCGACGGTCCGCTGGTACTGACGTTCTATCGCGGCGTGTGGAGCCCATACTGCAATCTGGACCTTCAGGCGCTGCAGGCGGCACTGCCCGACATCGTCGCCCGTGGAGCGAGCCTGATGGCAATTTCGCCGCAGAACGCGGTCAATAGCCGCAGGACGATCCATGAGAACCGCCTCAGTTTCCCGATACTCGGCGACCCACGCGGTGAACTTTCGGCAGCCTACGGACTGCGCGTCGCGTTGCCGGACTATCTTGTCGAACTGTACCTGACCACATTCGGGACCGACCTGTCGTCATTTAACGACGACCCCTCGTGGACGCTGCCGATGCCGGCGAGGTTCGTCATCGACCAGGACGGCATCATCGCTTACGCCGAGGTGAGTCCGGACTTCACGAAACGTCCCGACCCCGCCGAGCTGCTTCCGGTTCTTGATGGACTTGTCGCCGGAGGCCGGGCATGA
- a CDS encoding sigma-70 family RNA polymerase sigma factor encodes MNRTTENGPASPVEERLKALFVRGLDGNAAAYQAFLSDLTGHLRGFLRKRLFYLQDDVEDLVQEILLAVHNGRHTYRPDQPLTAWVHAIARYKLADFFRARSRREALHMPLDDELEIFATCDVEPAEARRDLSKLLEQLPDRQRLPILHVKLEGLSVTETAKLTGLSESAVKVGVHRGLKALALKFQGTS; translated from the coding sequence ATGAACCGAACTACCGAAAATGGACCGGCGAGTCCCGTCGAAGAGAGACTGAAAGCTCTCTTCGTGCGCGGTCTGGATGGGAACGCGGCGGCTTATCAGGCGTTTCTCAGCGACCTGACCGGGCATCTGCGCGGATTCCTGAGAAAGCGTCTCTTCTATCTGCAAGACGATGTCGAGGACCTGGTCCAGGAGATTTTGCTGGCAGTGCATAATGGACGCCATACCTACCGTCCGGACCAGCCGTTGACGGCCTGGGTGCATGCGATCGCCCGCTATAAACTGGCGGACTTTTTTCGCGCACGCTCGCGCCGGGAAGCCTTGCACATGCCGCTGGACGATGAACTCGAGATCTTCGCCACCTGTGATGTCGAACCTGCGGAGGCCCGGCGTGACCTGAGCAAGCTGCTCGAACAGTTGCCCGACCGTCAGCGCCTGCCGATTCTGCACGTCAAGCTGGAAGGGCTGTCGGTGACTGAAACCGCAAAGCTCACTGGCCTGTCGGAGTCGGCGGTCAAGGTTGGCGTGCACCGCGGTTTGAAAGCATTGGCACTGAAGTTTCAAGGCACATCATGA
- a CDS encoding DUF1223 domain-containing protein, with the protein MLSRLLASISLLVALPVAAAMPRPVVVELFTSEGCSSCPPADAYLSELSQQRSDILPLAFHVTYWNSLGWKDPFSLDIATQRQAEYGRRFGDGSYTPEMVVDGTTALVGSDRSSAEVAIQKAKAADSTSAPLSAVRKGNAIMVSVGAGSGSAQVILVGYDAQHVTAVGRGENGGRTLKESNIVRSFEPIGQWTGKPAMFNPQVPVGEKTAVLLEAPDGHIVGAARVTDEP; encoded by the coding sequence ATGCTATCCCGTCTGCTTGCTTCCATTTCACTGCTTGTGGCTCTCCCGGTTGCTGCAGCAATGCCCCGACCGGTGGTTGTCGAACTTTTCACGTCCGAAGGCTGTTCATCCTGTCCGCCGGCTGACGCCTATCTGTCGGAGTTAAGTCAGCAGCGAAGCGACATTCTCCCTTTGGCTTTTCACGTCACCTACTGGAACAGCCTCGGATGGAAGGACCCTTTTTCCCTCGATATCGCCACTCAACGTCAGGCTGAATACGGGCGACGCTTCGGCGACGGCTCCTACACACCCGAAATGGTCGTCGACGGAACAACTGCCCTCGTGGGTTCGGACCGCTCGTCCGCCGAGGTCGCGATTCAGAAAGCGAAGGCTGCGGATTCAACGTCCGCGCCGTTGTCCGCGGTGCGCAAAGGCAACGCCATTATGGTTTCGGTCGGTGCCGGCTCCGGAAGCGCGCAGGTGATTCTGGTGGGTTACGACGCGCAGCACGTGACCGCCGTCGGGCGTGGCGAAAACGGAGGGCGAACGCTGAAGGAGTCCAACATCGTTCGCTCGTTCGAGCCGATTGGTCAATGGACTGGCAAACCGGCTATGTTCAACCCCCAGGTCCCTGTGGGCGAGAAGACCGCGGTATTGCTCGAGGCCCCGGACGGACACATTGTCGGCGCTGCCCGCGTGACAGATGAGCCTTAG